A single Thiohalobacter thiocyanaticus DNA region contains:
- a CDS encoding acetylornithine transaminase, whose protein sequence is MSSNDHLMHNYGRLPVRFVRGEGAWLWDDRDRRYLDALSGIAVCGLGHAHPAVSEAICDQARTLVHTSNLYEIPLQEALAEALCSRTGLDRAFFCNSGAEANEAAIKLARLHARGRGIAKPQILVMENSFHGRTLATLTATGNLKVQAGFEPLVEGFTRVPYNDLDAVRRAASEVEGVVAVLVEPVQGEGGIQVPASDYLAGLRALCDEHGWLLMLDEIQTGIGRTGQWFAFQHAGILPDVLTLAKGLGNGFPIGACLARGAAAELFQPGHHGTTFGGNPLGCRTALAVLETMEREQLPARAERLGRQLLAGFRTRLENTAGVIDIRGHGLLLAIALDRPCGDLVKRALERGLLINVTAQSVIRLLPPLIFTDEQGDELIETVCALVTDFLQEA, encoded by the coding sequence ATGAGCAGCAATGACCACCTGATGCACAATTACGGCCGCCTGCCGGTTCGCTTCGTCCGCGGCGAGGGCGCGTGGCTGTGGGACGACCGGGACCGGCGCTACCTGGATGCGCTCAGCGGCATCGCGGTCTGCGGCCTGGGCCATGCACACCCGGCCGTGAGCGAAGCGATCTGCGATCAGGCCCGCACCCTGGTGCACACCTCCAACCTGTACGAGATCCCGCTGCAGGAAGCCCTGGCAGAGGCCTTGTGCAGCCGCACCGGCCTGGACCGGGCCTTCTTCTGCAATTCCGGCGCCGAGGCCAACGAGGCGGCGATCAAGCTGGCCCGGCTGCACGCCCGCGGTCGCGGCATCGCGAAACCGCAGATCCTGGTGATGGAGAACAGCTTCCACGGCCGCACCCTGGCCACCCTTACCGCCACCGGCAACCTCAAGGTCCAGGCCGGCTTCGAGCCGCTGGTGGAGGGCTTCACCCGCGTGCCCTACAACGATCTCGACGCCGTGCGCCGCGCCGCCTCGGAGGTCGAGGGCGTCGTGGCCGTGCTGGTCGAGCCGGTGCAGGGCGAAGGCGGCATCCAGGTCCCCGCGTCCGATTACCTGGCCGGCCTGCGCGCCCTCTGCGACGAGCACGGCTGGCTGCTGATGCTGGACGAGATCCAGACCGGCATCGGCCGCACCGGCCAGTGGTTCGCCTTCCAGCACGCCGGCATCCTGCCCGACGTGCTCACCCTGGCCAAAGGGCTGGGCAACGGCTTCCCCATCGGCGCCTGCCTGGCGCGCGGGGCGGCCGCGGAGTTGTTCCAGCCCGGGCATCACGGCACCACCTTCGGCGGCAATCCGCTGGGCTGCCGCACCGCGCTCGCCGTACTGGAAACCATGGAGCGGGAGCAGCTGCCGGCACGCGCCGAGCGGCTCGGCAGGCAGCTGCTGGCCGGTTTCCGCACCCGGCTGGAGAATACCGCCGGGGTGATCGACATCCGCGGTCACGGCCTGTTGCTGGCCATCGCCCTGGACCGGCCCTGCGGGGACCTGGTCAAACGGGCGCTGGAGCGCGGGCTGCTGATCAATGTCACCGCGCAGAGCGTCATCCGGCTGCTGCCGCCGCTCATTTTCACTGACGAGCAGGGCGATGAACTGATCGAGACCGTCTGCGCCCTGGTCACCGACTTCCTGCAGGAGGCGTGA
- the argF gene encoding ornithine carbamoyltransferase: MPVRHFLTLMDLSPAELETLIRRAIELKQKHYDGEIFEPLRNKTLAMVFEKSSTRTRVSFEAGMAQLGGHAMFLSPRDTQLGRGEPLEDTARVLSRMADCVIIRTYEHDKIERFAFESRVPVINALTDLYHPCQLLADVQTFVEHRGEVRGATVTYIGDGNNMCHSYINAARQFDFNLRLGCPQDYAPDADILAAAGERVQLFHDPMEAAQGAHWIATDVWASMGQEEEQAKRREAFQDFQVNEEMLAVADSEALFMHCLPAHRGEEVSAGVMDSAQSVVWDEAENRLHAQKALLEFLLS, translated from the coding sequence ATGCCAGTGCGTCACTTTCTCACCCTGATGGACCTGTCTCCGGCCGAACTGGAGACCCTGATCCGCCGGGCCATCGAACTGAAACAGAAGCACTATGACGGCGAGATCTTCGAGCCGCTCAGGAACAAGACCCTGGCGATGGTGTTCGAGAAATCCTCGACCCGGACCCGGGTCTCGTTCGAGGCCGGCATGGCCCAGCTCGGCGGCCATGCCATGTTCCTGTCTCCGCGCGACACCCAGCTGGGGCGCGGTGAGCCGCTGGAGGACACCGCGCGGGTGCTGTCGCGCATGGCCGACTGCGTGATCATCCGCACCTACGAGCACGACAAGATCGAGCGCTTCGCCTTCGAGTCCCGGGTGCCGGTGATCAATGCCCTGACCGACCTGTACCACCCCTGCCAGCTGCTGGCCGACGTGCAGACCTTCGTCGAGCATCGCGGCGAGGTGCGCGGCGCCACCGTCACCTACATCGGCGACGGCAACAACATGTGCCATTCCTATATCAACGCCGCGCGCCAGTTCGACTTCAACCTGCGCCTGGGCTGCCCGCAGGACTACGCCCCCGATGCCGACATCCTGGCAGCCGCAGGCGAGCGGGTGCAGCTGTTCCACGACCCCATGGAGGCGGCGCAGGGCGCCCACTGGATCGCCACCGATGTCTGGGCCAGCATGGGCCAGGAAGAGGAACAGGCCAAGCGCCGCGAGGCCTTCCAGGATTTTCAGGTCAACGAGGAGATGCTGGCCGTCGCCGACAGCGAGGCCCTGTTCATGCACTGCCTGCCCGCCCATCGCGGCGAAGAGGTCAGCGCCGGCGTCATGGACAGCGCGCAGAGCGTGGTCTGGGACGAGGCCGAAAACCGCCTGCACGCCCAGAAGGCGCTGCTGGAATTCCTGCTGAGTTAG
- the phoU gene encoding phosphate signaling complex protein PhoU — protein MDKNSISQHISRQYNTELEDIRNKVMSMGGMVEQQVVDAVRSLVEGDERLADVVVNNDYKVNAMEVAIDEECNVILARRQPAAGDLRLLVAVIKTITDLERIGDEAERIARMALHINDKSQVDRFHGRIEHLGELAGKMLKGALNTFARMDAEMAVEVWREDLKLDKEYDGIMRQLITLMMEDNRSIPSALDTMWAARSLERIGDRARNICEYVIYLVRGKDVRHTSLEQMEAEARNK, from the coding sequence ATGGACAAGAACAGCATCAGCCAGCACATATCGCGTCAGTACAATACCGAGCTCGAGGACATCCGCAACAAGGTGATGTCCATGGGCGGCATGGTCGAGCAGCAGGTCGTCGACGCGGTCCGTTCCCTGGTCGAGGGCGACGAGCGCCTGGCCGACGTCGTGGTCAACAACGACTACAAGGTCAATGCCATGGAAGTGGCCATCGACGAGGAGTGCAACGTCATCCTGGCCCGGCGCCAGCCGGCAGCGGGAGATCTGCGTCTGCTGGTGGCGGTGATCAAGACCATCACCGACCTGGAGCGCATCGGTGATGAGGCCGAGCGTATCGCCCGTATGGCCCTGCACATCAACGACAAGTCGCAGGTGGACCGTTTCCATGGCCGCATCGAGCACCTGGGGGAACTGGCCGGGAAGATGCTCAAGGGGGCGCTGAACACCTTCGCCCGCATGGACGCCGAGATGGCGGTGGAGGTCTGGCGCGAGGACCTGAAGCTGGACAAGGAGTACGACGGCATCATGCGCCAGCTGATCACCCTGATGATGGAGGACAACCGCAGCATCCCCAGCGCCCTGGATACCATGTGGGCGGCACGCTCGCTGGAGCGCATCGGCGACCGCGCCCGCAACATCTGCGAATACGTGATCTACCTGGTGCGCGGCAAGGACGTGCGCCACACCAGCCTGGAGCAGATGGAGGCCGAGGCGCGAAACAAGTAG
- the pstB gene encoding phosphate ABC transporter ATP-binding protein PstB, with amino-acid sequence MSEQTKTHAIDPHLVERREALNIDREDICLEVQGLDLYYGQSQALKQISMAIPRNRVTAYIGPSGCGKSTLLRCFNRMNDLVDGVRIEGSIRLDGEDIYARSTNVADLRRRVGMVFQKPNPFPKSIYENVAYGLRLQGINSRRTLDEVVEKSLRGAALWDEVKDRLHESAMGLSGGQQQRLVIARAIAIEPEVMLLDEPASALDPISTLKIEELIYELKSKYTIVIVTHNMQQAARVSDYTAFMYLGELIEFGDTNTIFTNPTQKMTEDYITGRYG; translated from the coding sequence ATGAGTGAACAGACCAAGACCCATGCCATCGATCCGCATCTGGTTGAGCGACGCGAGGCGCTGAACATCGACCGGGAAGACATCTGCCTGGAGGTGCAGGGCCTGGACCTGTATTACGGCCAGAGCCAGGCGTTGAAACAGATCAGCATGGCCATACCGCGCAATCGCGTGACCGCCTATATCGGGCCCAGCGGCTGCGGCAAGTCAACCCTGCTGCGCTGCTTCAACCGGATGAACGATCTGGTCGACGGCGTGCGCATCGAGGGCAGTATCCGGCTCGACGGCGAGGACATCTATGCCCGCTCCACCAACGTGGCCGACCTGCGCCGGCGTGTGGGCATGGTGTTCCAGAAGCCCAATCCCTTTCCCAAGAGCATCTACGAGAACGTCGCCTACGGGCTGCGGCTGCAGGGCATCAACAGCCGCCGCACCCTGGACGAGGTGGTGGAGAAGTCGCTGCGCGGCGCGGCCCTGTGGGACGAGGTCAAGGACCGGCTGCACGAGAGCGCCATGGGCCTGTCCGGCGGCCAGCAGCAGCGTCTGGTCATCGCCCGGGCCATCGCCATCGAGCCGGAGGTCATGCTGCTCGACGAGCCGGCCTCGGCACTGGATCCGATCTCCACCCTCAAGATCGAGGAACTCATCTACGAACTCAAGTCGAAATACACGATCGTGATCGTTACCCACAACATGCAGCAGGCGGCGCGCGTCTCCGACTATACTGCCTTCATGTACCTGGGCGAGCTGATCGAGTTCGGCGACACCAACACCATCTTCACCAACCCGACCCAGAAGATGACCGAGGACTACATCACCGGGCGCTACGGCTGA
- the pstA gene encoding phosphate ABC transporter permease PstA: MSVQRSNIGNWFRSGTPWIWLNAAAVSASLIMVVGLLGLIAVRGLVHFWPNALVEFDYVQPNGETLHVIGEIQDSEIVPRARIEASGVDVPGTAVEVKRLLIKTGNRDHLGLDFRWLVEPLVQDRRMPRELIAVERYEWGNFYGYLQAVKENGQVVAQGDAAWQALQARLARAGELQHRIEAIEKGRIGDVNYAMEQLRLKQRRLELEGRDTPENLAAIEAERARLDADYKVLQQQLGDLYRQLRRDSFTATIMDGREVEVPLAKVVRAYRPNAMHLGDKIGFYFAKLWEFVSDEPREANTEGGIFPAIFGTVTMVILMSVFVTPFGVIAAVYLREYAKQGPLTRTIRIAVNNLAGVPSIVYGVFGLGFFVYFLGGSIDDLFFPEAQPAPTFGTPGLFWASLTLALLTLPVVIVATEEGLSRIPKSIREGSLALGATKAETLWRTVLPMASPAMMTGLILAVARAAGEVAPLMLVGVVKLAPSLPVDGNPPFVHLERKFMHLGFHIYDVGFQSPNVEAARPLVYATALLLVLVIVVLNLAAIAIRNRLREQFKSFDQG, encoded by the coding sequence ATGTCCGTGCAACGCAGCAACATCGGCAACTGGTTCAGGAGCGGCACCCCCTGGATCTGGCTCAACGCGGCTGCGGTCAGCGCCAGCCTGATCATGGTCGTGGGCCTGCTCGGCCTGATCGCGGTGCGCGGGCTGGTGCATTTCTGGCCGAATGCCCTGGTCGAATTCGATTATGTGCAGCCGAATGGTGAAACGCTGCATGTCATCGGCGAGATCCAGGACAGTGAAATCGTGCCGCGGGCTCGCATCGAGGCCTCCGGGGTCGATGTGCCCGGCACTGCCGTCGAGGTGAAACGGCTGCTGATCAAGACCGGCAACCGCGATCACCTCGGCCTGGATTTCCGCTGGCTGGTCGAGCCGCTGGTGCAGGATCGCCGCATGCCCCGGGAACTGATCGCCGTTGAACGCTACGAATGGGGCAATTTCTACGGTTATCTGCAGGCCGTGAAGGAGAACGGCCAGGTGGTCGCGCAGGGCGATGCCGCCTGGCAGGCGTTGCAGGCACGGCTGGCGCGGGCCGGGGAACTGCAGCATCGGATCGAGGCGATCGAGAAAGGCCGCATCGGCGACGTCAACTATGCCATGGAGCAGCTGCGCCTGAAGCAACGCCGCCTGGAACTGGAGGGCCGGGATACACCGGAGAATCTGGCGGCGATCGAGGCGGAGCGGGCGCGCCTGGATGCCGACTACAAGGTGCTGCAGCAGCAACTGGGCGATCTCTACCGCCAGCTGCGCCGCGACAGTTTCACTGCCACCATCATGGACGGCCGCGAGGTGGAAGTGCCGCTGGCCAAGGTGGTGCGCGCCTATCGTCCCAACGCCATGCATCTGGGCGACAAGATCGGTTTCTATTTCGCCAAGCTGTGGGAGTTTGTCAGCGACGAACCGCGCGAGGCCAACACCGAGGGTGGCATCTTTCCGGCCATCTTCGGTACCGTCACCATGGTGATCCTGATGTCGGTGTTCGTCACGCCCTTCGGCGTGATCGCGGCCGTCTATCTGCGCGAGTATGCCAAACAGGGGCCGCTGACCCGCACCATCCGCATCGCGGTCAACAACCTCGCCGGCGTGCCCTCGATCGTCTACGGCGTATTCGGCCTCGGGTTCTTCGTCTATTTCCTCGGCGGCAGCATCGACGACCTGTTCTTCCCCGAGGCGCAGCCGGCCCCGACCTTCGGCACGCCGGGCCTGTTCTGGGCCTCGCTCACCCTGGCTCTGCTGACCCTGCCGGTGGTGATTGTCGCCACCGAGGAAGGGCTGTCGCGCATCCCCAAGTCGATCCGCGAGGGCAGCCTGGCGCTCGGGGCGACCAAGGCGGAGACGCTGTGGCGCACCGTGCTGCCGATGGCCAGCCCGGCCATGATGACCGGGCTGATTCTGGCCGTGGCGCGCGCTGCCGGTGAGGTGGCGCCGCTGATGCTGGTCGGGGTGGTCAAGCTCGCGCCCTCGCTGCCGGTGGACGGCAATCCGCCGTTCGTGCATCTGGAGCGCAAGTTCATGCACCTGGGCTTCCATATCTATGACGTCGGCTTCCAGAGCCCCAACGTGGAGGCTGCCCGGCCGCTGGTCTATGCCACCGCGCTGCTGCTGGTGCTGGTCATCGTGGTGCTGAATCTTGCCGCCATCGCCATCCGCAACCGGCTGCGGGAACAGTTCAAATCGTTTGACCAGGGCTGA
- a CDS encoding ABC transporter permease subunit: MSDVPANSSSVIDRIPAASQRRRRRWRMFKDGAARHGVTVGGIGVIIAVVLIFFYLLYVVLPLLKPGSAEPVTDYTAPGSGETLHLAMEEQGEIAVRFTSAGEAVFFRTRNGTPVARFAVPLPEGAEISTFAAGAPESRIVAYGLSDGTALLVRHDYRISYPGDERLITPELHYPLGREPLEVTPDGAALTHLAVQSGEESTTLVGLTAAGNLQLSRIRLETSFLGDETEMVRSHQRLPLTLTGPQFLQVNPQQRILYVANRDGELARYDIAGGDAPVLLEQISISEHGAELTRLELLTGGISLLAGHANGRISQWFSVPDPDSKREQLRRIRGFDAHASPVTAIAPEHARKGLLAADAQGRITVYHTTAHNIVLDRQVSGQPLQRVAVSPRADYWLAEDTGGRLHFWEIDNEHPEISWSSLWGKVWYESYDEPAHIWQSSSASNDFEPKFSLTPLAFGTLKAAFYAMLIGTPLAILGAIYTSYFMAPKMRGSIKPTIEIMEALPTVILGFLAGLWLAPYIEDHLPGVFSLLIIMPFGVLLFAWFWHRLPERIRTTVPDGWEAALLIPVVLFWSWLSLGLSPLMEAWLFGGDMRLWLKSELGLDFDQRNSIVVGLAMGFAVIPTIFSIAEDAIFNVPRHLTSGSLALGATPWQTLTRVVLLTASPGIFSAVMIGMGRAVGETMIVLMATGNTPVMDMNIFQGMRTLSANIAVEMPESEVASTHYRVLFLAALVLFLFTFVVNTLAELVRQRLRRKYASL; the protein is encoded by the coding sequence ATGTCAGACGTCCCAGCCAATTCCTCCTCCGTCATCGACCGCATCCCCGCGGCCAGCCAGCGGCGCCGGCGCCGCTGGCGCATGTTCAAGGACGGCGCGGCCCGGCACGGCGTCACCGTGGGCGGCATCGGGGTGATCATCGCCGTGGTGCTGATCTTCTTCTACCTGCTTTATGTGGTTCTGCCGCTGCTCAAGCCCGGTTCGGCCGAGCCCGTGACCGACTACACCGCACCCGGCAGCGGTGAGACCCTGCACCTGGCCATGGAGGAACAGGGCGAGATCGCCGTGCGCTTCACCAGCGCCGGCGAAGCGGTCTTCTTCCGGACCCGAAACGGAACCCCGGTGGCTCGCTTCGCAGTGCCGCTGCCGGAGGGTGCGGAGATCAGCACCTTCGCCGCCGGTGCGCCCGAGAGCAGGATCGTGGCCTACGGCCTGTCCGACGGTACCGCGCTGCTGGTCCGGCACGATTACCGGATCAGTTATCCCGGCGATGAGCGCCTGATCACGCCCGAGCTGCACTACCCGCTGGGACGCGAACCGCTGGAGGTCACTCCCGACGGGGCGGCACTGACGCACCTGGCGGTGCAGAGCGGTGAGGAATCGACCACCCTGGTCGGCCTGACGGCCGCTGGCAATCTGCAACTGAGCCGCATCCGCCTGGAAACCTCCTTCCTGGGCGATGAAACCGAAATGGTGCGCAGCCACCAGCGCCTGCCGCTGACCCTGACCGGGCCGCAGTTTCTGCAGGTCAATCCCCAGCAGCGCATTCTCTACGTGGCCAACCGCGACGGTGAACTGGCCCGCTATGACATCGCTGGCGGCGATGCGCCGGTATTGCTCGAGCAGATCTCGATCAGCGAGCACGGCGCGGAATTGACCCGCCTGGAACTGCTGACCGGCGGCATTTCGCTGCTGGCGGGGCATGCCAACGGACGTATCAGCCAGTGGTTCAGCGTCCCGGATCCCGACAGCAAGCGCGAGCAGCTGCGCCGCATCCGAGGTTTCGATGCCCACGCCAGTCCGGTGACCGCCATCGCCCCCGAGCACGCCCGCAAGGGACTGCTCGCGGCCGACGCGCAGGGACGCATCACGGTCTATCACACCACCGCGCACAATATCGTGCTGGACCGGCAGGTGAGCGGGCAGCCCCTGCAGCGGGTGGCGGTCTCGCCGCGGGCGGATTACTGGCTGGCCGAGGATACCGGGGGACGGCTGCATTTCTGGGAGATCGACAACGAACACCCCGAGATCTCCTGGTCCTCGCTCTGGGGCAAGGTCTGGTATGAGAGCTATGACGAGCCGGCCCACATCTGGCAGTCCTCCTCGGCCTCGAACGACTTCGAACCCAAGTTCAGTCTGACCCCGCTGGCCTTCGGCACCCTGAAGGCGGCCTTCTACGCCATGCTGATCGGCACCCCGCTGGCCATCCTCGGTGCCATCTATACCTCCTATTTCATGGCGCCGAAGATGCGCGGCTCGATCAAGCCCACCATCGAGATCATGGAGGCCCTGCCGACCGTGATCCTGGGCTTCCTGGCCGGCCTGTGGCTGGCACCCTACATCGAGGATCATCTGCCCGGGGTATTCAGCCTGCTCATCATCATGCCCTTCGGGGTGCTGCTGTTCGCCTGGTTCTGGCATCGCTTGCCCGAACGCATCCGCACGACCGTGCCCGATGGCTGGGAGGCGGCGCTGCTGATCCCGGTGGTCCTGTTCTGGTCCTGGCTCTCGCTCGGGCTGAGTCCGCTGATGGAGGCATGGCTGTTCGGCGGCGACATGCGGCTGTGGCTGAAAAGCGAACTGGGGCTGGACTTCGATCAGCGCAACTCCATTGTGGTCGGCCTGGCCATGGGCTTTGCGGTGATCCCGACTATTTTCTCCATCGCCGAAGACGCCATCTTCAACGTCCCCCGGCACCTTACCTCGGGCTCGCTGGCGCTGGGCGCCACGCCCTGGCAGACGCTCACCCGGGTGGTGCTGCTCACGGCCAGCCCCGGCATCTTCTCCGCCGTGATGATCGGTATGGGCCGGGCGGTGGGCGAGACCATGATCGTCCTCATGGCCACCGGCAACACGCCGGTGATGGACATGAACATCTTCCAGGGCATGCGCACCCTGTCGGCCAACATCGCCGTGGAAATGCCCGAATCCGAGGTCGCCAGCACTCACTACCGGGTCCTGTTCCTGGCGGCGCTGGTGCTGTTCCTGTTCACCTTTGTGGTCAATACCCTGGCCGAACTCGTGCGTCAGCGCCTGCGGCGCAAGTACGCGAGTCTGTAA
- the ppk1 gene encoding polyphosphate kinase 1: protein MDTPDLNHPDLYINRELSLLQFNKRVLEQARDPNTPLLERLKFLCISSTNLDEFFEIRVAGLKQKVESGSVQAGTDNFSPGEILAAISREAHQLVEQQYFVLNEELIPALRERGIRFVRRTHWSETQAEWVRNYFNRELVPVLSPLGLDPAHPFPRILNKSLNFIVSLEGKDAFGRSSGVAIVQAPRSLPRLIPLPSDLAAGEYNYVFLSSIIHAFVDDLFPGMTVTGCYQFRVTRNSDLFVDEEEIDDLMRAMEGELLARRYGDAVRLEVADNCSADMANYLLRQFGLDEADLYQVNGPVNLNRLFAIADLVERPDLKYPPFKPGRSSLLNTEQSIFDTLSRKDILLHHPFESFVPVVEFLRQAAADPDVLAIKQTLYRTGPDSAIVDALVEAARAGKEVTVVVELRARFDEEANIQLANRLQEAGAHVVYGVVGYKTHVKMMLITRREGRGLRHYVHLGTGNYHARTARLYTDYGLLSADKILGEDVHRVFQQLTSLGKVKALRKLLQSPFTLHKELLRKIEREAERAAAGEPARIIAKMNALIEPQVIRALYQASQAGVRIDLIVRGICCLRPGVPGVSDNIQVRSIVGRFLEHTRVFYFRNGGEEEELYLSSADWMDRNFYRRVEIAFPIEQPQLKKQIIKEGLELYLSDNTQAWVLQRDGDYRRLQPTGRQRARSVQATLLDKRAEPA, encoded by the coding sequence ATGGACACCCCCGATCTCAATCACCCGGATCTCTACATCAACCGCGAACTCAGCCTGCTGCAGTTCAACAAACGGGTGCTGGAACAGGCGCGCGATCCCAACACCCCGCTGCTGGAACGGCTGAAGTTTCTCTGCATCTCCAGCACCAACCTGGACGAGTTCTTCGAGATCCGGGTGGCCGGCCTGAAGCAGAAGGTCGAATCCGGCTCGGTCCAGGCCGGCACCGACAACTTCAGTCCGGGCGAGATCCTGGCCGCCATCAGCCGTGAGGCCCACCAGCTGGTCGAGCAGCAGTATTTCGTGCTCAATGAAGAACTGATCCCGGCCCTGCGCGAGCGCGGCATCCGTTTCGTGCGCCGCACCCACTGGAGCGAGACGCAGGCCGAGTGGGTCAGGAACTACTTCAACCGGGAACTGGTGCCGGTGCTGAGCCCGCTGGGGCTGGACCCGGCCCATCCATTTCCACGCATCCTGAACAAGAGCCTGAACTTCATCGTCTCGCTGGAGGGCAAGGACGCCTTCGGCCGTTCCAGCGGCGTGGCCATCGTGCAGGCACCGCGCTCGCTGCCGCGCCTGATCCCGCTGCCGTCTGACCTCGCCGCCGGTGAATACAACTACGTGTTCCTGTCCTCCATCATCCATGCCTTCGTCGACGACCTGTTCCCCGGCATGACCGTCACCGGCTGCTACCAGTTCCGGGTCACCCGCAACAGCGACCTGTTCGTGGACGAGGAGGAAATCGACGACCTGATGCGGGCCATGGAGGGCGAACTGCTGGCGCGGCGCTATGGCGATGCCGTGCGTCTGGAGGTGGCCGACAACTGCAGCGCGGACATGGCCAACTATCTGCTGCGACAGTTCGGACTCGACGAGGCTGACCTGTACCAGGTCAACGGGCCGGTCAACCTCAACCGGCTGTTCGCCATCGCCGACCTGGTCGAGCGCCCGGACCTCAAGTACCCGCCGTTCAAGCCGGGCCGCAGCAGTCTCCTGAACACCGAGCAGAGTATCTTCGATACCCTGTCACGCAAGGATATCCTGCTGCATCACCCCTTCGAGTCCTTCGTCCCCGTTGTGGAGTTCCTGCGCCAGGCGGCAGCCGACCCTGATGTACTGGCCATCAAGCAGACCCTGTACCGCACCGGCCCCGATTCGGCGATCGTCGACGCCCTGGTGGAGGCCGCCCGCGCCGGCAAGGAGGTCACGGTGGTGGTGGAACTGCGGGCGCGCTTCGACGAGGAGGCCAACATTCAGCTTGCCAACCGGCTGCAGGAGGCCGGCGCCCATGTGGTTTACGGCGTGGTCGGCTACAAGACCCACGTCAAGATGATGCTGATCACCCGGCGCGAGGGCCGTGGCCTGCGCCATTACGTGCATCTGGGTACAGGCAATTACCACGCCCGCACCGCGCGGCTCTATACCGACTACGGGCTGCTGTCGGCCGACAAGATCCTGGGCGAGGACGTGCACCGGGTATTCCAGCAGCTCACCAGCCTGGGCAAGGTCAAGGCCCTGCGCAAGCTGCTGCAGTCGCCCTTCACCCTGCACAAGGAGTTGCTACGCAAGATCGAGCGCGAGGCCGAACGGGCCGCGGCCGGGGAACCGGCGCGCATCATCGCCAAGATGAACGCCCTGATCGAGCCGCAGGTCATCCGTGCCCTGTACCAGGCCTCGCAGGCCGGGGTGAGGATCGACCTGATCGTACGCGGCATCTGCTGCCTGCGTCCGGGGGTGCCGGGAGTGTCCGACAACATCCAGGTCCGCTCCATCGTCGGGCGCTTCCTCGAGCACACCCGGGTGTTCTATTTCCGCAACGGCGGGGAGGAGGAGGAACTGTACCTGTCCAGCGCCGACTGGATGGACCGCAATTTCTACCGCCGGGTGGAGATCGCCTTCCCCATCGAACAGCCGCAGCTGAAGAAGCAGATCATCAAGGAAGGGCTGGAGTTGTACCTGTCCGACAATACCCAGGCCTGGGTCCTGCAGCGCGACGGCGACTACAGGCGCCTGCAGCCGACCGGCCGCCAGCGCGCGCGTTCGGTCCAGGCCACGCTGCTGGACAAGCGCGCCGAGCCGGCCTGA
- a CDS encoding argininosuccinate synthase: MSNVNKVVLAYSGGLDTSVILKWLEDTYNCEVVTFTADIGQGEEVEPAREKAKAMGVKEIYIEDLREEFARDYVFPMFRANTIYEGEYLLGTSIARPLIAKRLVEIANETGADAIAHGATGKGNDQVRFELGAYALKPDVKVIAPWREWDLLSREKLMAYAKEHDIPVDFAKAGKKSPYSMDANSLHISYEGGILEDPWAEPEEDMWRWTVSPEQAPDTPTYIELTYQKGDVVAIDGKKVTPGQVMEQLNKIGGDNGIGRADIVENRYVGMKSRGAYETPGGTILLKAHRAIESLTLDREVAHLKDELMPRYAELIYNGYWWSPEREMLQEMIDASQQTVNGKVRLKLYKGNVIVVGRQSDSDSLFDESIATFEDDAGAYDQKDAEGFIKLNALRLRIAARRRR, translated from the coding sequence ATGTCCAACGTCAACAAAGTCGTGCTGGCCTATTCCGGCGGCCTGGATACCTCGGTCATCCTCAAATGGCTGGAGGATACCTACAACTGCGAGGTGGTGACCTTCACCGCCGACATCGGCCAGGGCGAGGAGGTCGAGCCGGCGCGGGAGAAGGCGAAGGCCATGGGCGTCAAGGAGATCTACATCGAGGACCTGCGCGAGGAGTTCGCCCGCGACTATGTGTTCCCGATGTTTCGCGCCAACACCATCTATGAAGGCGAGTACCTGCTCGGCACCTCCATCGCCCGGCCGCTGATCGCCAAGCGTCTGGTGGAGATCGCCAACGAGACCGGCGCCGACGCCATCGCCCACGGCGCGACCGGTAAGGGCAACGATCAGGTGCGCTTCGAACTGGGCGCCTATGCGCTGAAGCCCGACGTGAAGGTGATCGCGCCCTGGCGCGAGTGGGACCTGCTGTCGCGCGAAAAGCTCATGGCCTATGCGAAGGAACACGACATCCCGGTCGATTTCGCCAAGGCCGGCAAGAAGTCGCCCTATTCCATGGATGCCAATTCCCTGCACATCTCCTACGAGGGCGGCATCCTCGAGGATCCCTGGGCCGAACCGGAGGAGGACATGTGGCGCTGGACCGTGTCGCCGGAGCAGGCGCCGGATACCCCCACCTATATCGAACTGACCTACCAGAAGGGCGACGTGGTTGCCATCGACGGCAAGAAGGTCACGCCGGGGCAGGTGATGGAGCAGCTGAATAAAATCGGCGGCGACAACGGCATCGGCCGCGCCGATATCGTCGAGAACCGCTATGTCGGCATGAAATCGCGCGGCGCCTACGAGACGCCGGGCGGCACCATCCTGCTCAAGGCCCACCGCGCCATCGAATCCCTGACCCTGGACCGCGAGGTCGCGCATCTGAAGGACGAACTGATGCCGCGCTACGCCGAGCTGATCTACAACGGCTACTGGTGGAGCCCGGAGCGCGAGATGCTGCAGGAGATGATCGACGCCTCGCAGCAGACCGTGAACGGCAAGGTGCGGCTGAAACTCTACAAGGGCAATGTCATCGTGGTCGGCCGCCAGTCCGACTCCGACAGCCTGTTCGACGAATCCATCGCCACCTTCGAGGACGATGCCGGCGCCTATGATCAGAAGGACGCCGAGGGCTTCATCAAACTCAACGCCCTGCGTCTGCGCATCGCCGCGCGACGGCGGCGGTGA